In the genome of Microbacterium endophyticum, one region contains:
- a CDS encoding MFS transporter: MSNLGSVACVKKAPIPRTAAQLRVAASLGTLVLATIGAALPLSMVAPTLALTAAEFGTTAAESSWTLTIVLVVAATFTPVIGRLGDIYRPRRVLLILIPIVCVGLFIAGISTSMPELIAGRALQGLGGGVFPLAISLASHSMPHHRRATAIGILTSAFATGTALGVVISGVLVDRIGTRALAWVPFALLAVALVLIVALVPPAPAKGHGRLHLRSALTLATGVLALLLAVTEAPRWPVPVLATIACIVIGIAFLTAWGVHEVRREDTSIHRHTLKIRAVWIAHVTAFLLGAALFGTFVILPVFAESASGLGQGATIAGILLLPATAAMAVVGSLSGILRTYLGRRGPIILGAALTVAGSIVLTLPPQNIPSLLAGSTLAGAGIAMGSAGALNVLIDVSSTDAVAAVSSINVVARQIGGAFGAATAATLLTLHGGTPEPETYTLAFAFITTLGVAAFALSLVIPSRRRIRRRVTGE; encoded by the coding sequence ATGAGCAATCTCGGTAGCGTTGCGTGTGTGAAAAAGGCGCCGATCCCTCGCACTGCAGCGCAGCTGCGGGTGGCGGCATCCTTGGGCACTCTCGTGCTCGCAACCATCGGCGCAGCGCTCCCGCTTTCGATGGTCGCACCCACCCTCGCGCTCACCGCTGCCGAGTTCGGCACCACGGCGGCAGAGTCCAGCTGGACGCTCACCATCGTCCTCGTTGTTGCCGCCACATTCACCCCGGTCATTGGTCGTCTCGGCGATATTTACCGTCCGCGCCGCGTGCTGCTCATTCTTATCCCGATCGTCTGCGTCGGGCTCTTCATCGCGGGCATCTCGACGTCAATGCCCGAGCTCATCGCGGGCCGGGCGTTGCAGGGACTCGGCGGCGGCGTCTTTCCGCTCGCAATCTCGCTCGCGAGCCACTCGATGCCTCACCATCGCCGCGCAACGGCCATCGGCATCCTGACGAGCGCGTTTGCTACCGGAACAGCACTCGGCGTGGTCATCTCGGGTGTTCTCGTCGACCGCATCGGCACGAGAGCGCTCGCGTGGGTACCGTTTGCCCTACTCGCTGTCGCTCTCGTTCTTATCGTGGCTCTCGTTCCCCCTGCACCCGCCAAGGGGCACGGTCGACTTCACTTACGCTCGGCTCTCACACTCGCGACCGGCGTTCTCGCGCTGCTCCTTGCGGTCACCGAGGCTCCCCGCTGGCCGGTCCCGGTTCTCGCCACAATCGCTTGCATCGTGATCGGCATCGCATTTCTCACGGCGTGGGGCGTGCACGAGGTGCGGCGCGAAGACACCAGCATCCATCGACACACACTCAAAATCCGCGCCGTCTGGATCGCCCACGTCACAGCATTCCTGCTCGGTGCGGCGCTTTTCGGTACGTTCGTCATTTTGCCGGTCTTCGCCGAATCCGCCTCGGGGCTCGGGCAGGGCGCGACCATCGCCGGCATCCTGCTTCTGCCTGCGACCGCCGCGATGGCAGTTGTCGGCTCGCTCTCGGGCATTCTCCGCACCTACCTCGGCCGCCGCGGCCCGATCATTCTGGGTGCCGCACTCACCGTCGCCGGCAGCATCGTACTCACGCTCCCCCCGCAAAACATCCCCTCGCTGCTTGCCGGTTCCACGCTCGCCGGTGCCGGAATCGCCATGGGGTCGGCCGGAGCACTCAACGTACTCATCGACGTGTCATCAACGGATGCCGTCGCCGCTGTCTCGAGCATCAACGTTGTTGCGCGGCAAATTGGCGGCGCCTTCGGCGCAGCCACCGCCGCAACACTGCTCACCCTGCACGGGGGCACACCGGAGCCCGAAACGTACACTCTCGCGTTCGCTTTCATCACGACACTCGGCGTCGCGGCGTTCGCGCTGTCGCTGGTGATTCCGAGTCGTCGTCGAATCAGGCGACGCGTCACGGGCGAGTAG
- a CDS encoding lysoplasmalogenase, giving the protein MTLSTPLARNWWWGFIPYIVLSIIHVFTLALGVDDIAGPTKLWLMPLLIVAVLWGGRGTAWGTPYTLLFLALAFSWLGDGASTFFPYLDDELPAMLLCFGIAHVIYIALFWRHLAITRIPRWAAIYAAWWIVLVVYLWPYLGALAFAVAAYGLVLGGTAVLSTRCHPAIAWGGAFFLTSDTILAFTIFAPQALPPGVGDLVMLTYTMGQGLIAAGVIIATHRPRSTASVRRDNPQSDTIDS; this is encoded by the coding sequence ATGACACTGAGCACACCACTCGCTCGCAACTGGTGGTGGGGTTTCATCCCCTACATCGTGCTGTCGATCATCCACGTTTTCACGCTCGCACTCGGCGTCGACGACATCGCCGGGCCCACGAAGCTCTGGCTCATGCCGCTTCTCATCGTTGCGGTGCTCTGGGGCGGTCGTGGCACGGCATGGGGAACCCCCTACACGCTCCTCTTCCTCGCGTTGGCGTTCTCGTGGCTCGGCGACGGAGCCAGCACTTTCTTCCCTTATCTCGACGATGAGCTCCCCGCGATGCTGCTGTGCTTCGGCATCGCGCACGTCATCTACATCGCACTGTTCTGGCGGCACCTCGCCATCACACGCATTCCCCGGTGGGCAGCAATCTACGCCGCGTGGTGGATCGTGCTCGTCGTCTACCTGTGGCCTTACCTGGGCGCGCTCGCGTTCGCGGTCGCAGCGTACGGCCTCGTCCTCGGCGGCACAGCGGTCTTGTCCACGCGCTGCCACCCGGCGATCGCGTGGGGTGGCGCGTTCTTTCTCACGTCAGACACCATCCTGGCGTTCACGATCTTCGCCCCGCAGGCTCTCCCGCCGGGCGTCGGCGATCTCGTTATGCTCACCTACACGATGGGCCAGGGCCTCATCGCGGCGGGCGTCATCATCGCCACGCACCGCCCTCGCTCCACAGCGTCGGTTCGCCGAGACAACCCACAAAGCGACACAATTGACTCATGA
- a CDS encoding RNA-binding S4 domain-containing protein, which yields MTDASARVDAWLWAVRVYKTRSAATTACRAGHVRVGGERAKAAQAVRPGDEVRVRIAGFDRILVVRQTIIKRVSAAVAATAMDDLTPPPPPREEVAMVAVRDRGAGRPTKRERRETDRLRGR from the coding sequence ATGACGGATGCCTCAGCTCGCGTTGACGCGTGGCTCTGGGCGGTGCGGGTCTACAAGACGCGTTCTGCCGCCACCACCGCGTGCCGTGCCGGCCACGTGCGGGTCGGCGGCGAGCGCGCGAAGGCCGCACAGGCGGTGCGCCCCGGCGACGAAGTACGAGTGCGGATCGCCGGGTTTGACCGCATCCTGGTCGTTCGTCAAACCATCATCAAACGAGTGAGTGCTGCCGTTGCAGCGACAGCGATGGACGATCTCACTCCCCCGCCGCCTCCTCGCGAAGAAGTGGCGATGGTGGCCGTGCGCGACCGTGGCGCTGGACGCCCCACCAAGCGCGAGCGCCGCGAAACCGACCGCCTCCGCGGACGCTAG
- a CDS encoding PLD nuclease N-terminal domain-containing protein — protein MANPLIPAAYDLWWSGAVVLVLVALIAALVSISRTRNSVSPSHALVWTLLAIFVPIIGPASWFLIGRRANVGSGAGDGVS, from the coding sequence ATGGCTAACCCACTGATTCCTGCGGCTTACGATCTCTGGTGGTCTGGCGCAGTAGTACTCGTGCTGGTTGCTCTCATTGCAGCGCTGGTCTCGATCTCGCGGACGCGGAACTCGGTATCACCCAGTCACGCGCTCGTATGGACACTCCTAGCAATCTTTGTTCCGATCATCGGGCCAGCAAGCTGGTTTCTCATCGGCCGCCGCGCGAATGTGGGCAGTGGTGCGGGCGATGGGGTCAGCTGA
- a CDS encoding NUDIX domain-containing protein: MSIELPLPGEPRRPHGPRDPGDAWVVAPSGERYWGRFGAAGLLAVDAARGVLLQHRVSWSHFGDTWALPGGARHEGESARDGAMRESAEEAGVPHASMMPRCESVLDLGIWTYTTLLADVVMPFEPVISDPESRELRWVPVDDVASYPLHPGFASSWAKLSGLIGVRPALVIDAANVVGSVPDGWWKDRAGAAARLIARVGALAEQGIVAAELDLPEDTWFPEISIVVEGQAKATDAAAPGIDIVRAAGEGDDTIVAEVERLLGLGRTVTVVTSDRGLIERVNAAGAATRGAGWLVGLLD, translated from the coding sequence GTGAGTATCGAACTCCCTCTTCCCGGAGAACCGCGGCGGCCACACGGCCCGCGCGATCCCGGTGATGCGTGGGTAGTTGCGCCGTCAGGTGAGAGGTACTGGGGTCGCTTCGGCGCCGCCGGACTCTTGGCCGTCGACGCCGCTCGCGGTGTGCTGCTGCAGCACCGTGTGTCGTGGAGTCACTTCGGTGACACCTGGGCTCTGCCTGGAGGTGCCCGCCACGAGGGTGAGTCTGCGCGCGATGGTGCGATGCGCGAATCGGCAGAAGAAGCAGGCGTGCCCCATGCCTCGATGATGCCGCGCTGCGAGAGCGTGCTTGACCTTGGCATCTGGACGTACACAACACTCCTCGCCGACGTTGTGATGCCGTTCGAGCCGGTGATCAGTGACCCGGAGAGCCGCGAATTGCGCTGGGTGCCGGTCGATGACGTAGCGAGTTACCCGCTGCATCCGGGGTTTGCGTCGTCGTGGGCGAAGCTTTCGGGCTTGATTGGTGTGCGGCCCGCCCTCGTGATCGATGCCGCGAACGTTGTGGGTTCAGTGCCAGACGGATGGTGGAAGGACCGCGCGGGAGCGGCGGCCCGACTGATTGCACGCGTGGGTGCGCTCGCCGAGCAGGGGATAGTGGCCGCAGAGCTCGACCTACCCGAAGACACCTGGTTTCCCGAGATCTCGATCGTGGTCGAAGGTCAAGCGAAAGCGACGGATGCCGCGGCCCCCGGTATCGACATCGTGCGCGCTGCGGGCGAAGGTGACGACACGATCGTCGCTGAGGTAGAGCGCCTCCTGGGTCTTGGCCGCACAGTGACCGTGGTGACGAGCGATCGCGGGCTCATCGAGCGAGTGAATGCCGCCGGGGCAGCGACGCGCGGCGCCGGTTGGTTGGTCGGTCTGCTCGACTGA
- a CDS encoding ribonucleoside triphosphate reductase: MPASSVHTSPGAAVAVADTINEYLAQSDWRVNANANQGYSLGGMVLNTAGKLIANYWLNEVYAPEAGAAHREGDLHIHDLDMFAGYCAGWSLRALLEQGFNGVPGRIASTPPRHLSSALGQMVNFLGTLQNEWAGAQAFSSTDTYLAPFVRLDGLTQGAVRQLMQEFIFNLNVPSRWGTQTPFTNLTFDWTCPDDLADQHPLIGGEVCDFTYGDLAPEMAMINRAYIDVMTEGDADGRAFTFPIPTYNITPDFDWNDPHVDALFGMTAKYGLPYFQNFLNSDLDPHMIRSMCCRLQLDLTELLKRGNGLFGSAEQTGSIGVVTINCARLGFLFPGDLAGALARLDELLEISRDSLEAKRAIISQHLEGGLFPYSKHYLGTLDNHFSTIGVNGINEFVRNFTLDSDDITTDAGATLAIELLDHVRRRMVEFQESTGQMYNLEATPAESATYRFARVDVAQFGDSIRHAGTIEHPYYTNSSQLPVGFTDDPFDAMARQEPLQQKYTGGTVLHLYMGEAVESAAACKNLVRRSLEQFRIPYITVTPTFSICPQHGYVSGDHPECPSCGSVCEVWTRVMGYFRPIASFNVGKQGEAEERVYFAAERAKEHLAVPA, from the coding sequence ATTCCCGCATCCTCAGTTCACACTTCCCCGGGCGCCGCGGTAGCCGTCGCCGACACGATCAACGAATATCTCGCCCAGTCAGATTGGCGGGTCAACGCCAATGCCAACCAGGGGTATTCACTCGGGGGCATGGTGCTCAACACCGCCGGAAAGCTCATCGCCAACTACTGGCTCAATGAGGTCTACGCACCCGAGGCCGGTGCCGCACACCGCGAGGGCGACCTTCACATTCACGATCTCGACATGTTTGCGGGCTACTGCGCGGGGTGGTCGTTGCGCGCGCTCCTCGAGCAAGGCTTCAATGGTGTGCCCGGTCGTATCGCCTCGACTCCCCCGCGGCATCTTTCATCGGCACTCGGGCAGATGGTCAACTTCCTCGGCACGCTGCAGAACGAGTGGGCAGGTGCACAGGCGTTTAGTTCCACCGACACCTACCTTGCACCTTTTGTACGCCTCGACGGACTCACGCAGGGTGCTGTCCGCCAGCTGATGCAGGAGTTCATCTTCAACCTCAACGTGCCGTCGCGGTGGGGCACGCAGACGCCATTCACGAACCTCACGTTCGACTGGACGTGTCCCGACGACCTCGCCGACCAGCATCCACTTATCGGCGGCGAGGTCTGCGACTTCACGTACGGCGATCTTGCTCCCGAGATGGCGATGATCAACCGCGCGTACATCGATGTCATGACCGAGGGCGATGCCGACGGGCGTGCCTTTACCTTTCCCATTCCGACCTACAACATCACGCCCGACTTCGACTGGAATGATCCCCACGTCGATGCCCTCTTCGGCATGACAGCGAAGTACGGCCTGCCCTACTTTCAGAACTTTTTGAATTCCGACCTCGACCCGCACATGATCCGCTCCATGTGCTGCCGGCTACAGCTCGATCTCACCGAGCTACTCAAGCGTGGGAACGGCCTCTTCGGGTCCGCCGAGCAGACCGGCTCAATCGGCGTTGTCACAATCAATTGCGCGCGCCTCGGCTTTCTCTTCCCCGGCGATCTTGCCGGGGCGCTCGCCCGGCTCGACGAGCTGCTTGAGATCTCTCGCGACAGTCTCGAAGCCAAACGCGCCATCATTTCGCAGCACCTCGAAGGTGGGCTCTTTCCTTACTCCAAGCACTATCTCGGCACCCTCGACAACCATTTCTCCACGATCGGCGTCAACGGCATCAACGAGTTCGTCCGCAATTTCACTCTCGACAGTGACGACATCACGACGGATGCCGGTGCCACCCTCGCCATCGAGCTCCTCGACCACGTCCGCCGCCGCATGGTCGAATTCCAAGAGTCGACCGGTCAGATGTACAACCTCGAGGCCACACCCGCCGAAAGCGCCACCTACCGGTTTGCCCGGGTTGACGTGGCACAGTTCGGTGACAGCATCCGCCACGCCGGAACGATCGAGCACCCGTATTACACCAACTCGTCTCAGCTACCGGTGGGCTTCACCGACGACCCGTTCGATGCGATGGCCCGGCAAGAGCCGCTGCAGCAGAAGTACACCGGCGGCACGGTTCTTCACCTCTATATGGGTGAAGCTGTCGAGTCGGCCGCGGCATGCAAGAACCTGGTACGGCGCTCACTCGAGCAGTTCCGAATCCCCTACATCACGGTCACCCCGACCTTCTCGATCTGCCCTCAACACGGGTACGTCTCGGGCGATCACCCCGAGTGCCCCTCGTGCGGCAGCGTCTGCGAAGTATGGACGCGCGTCATGGGCTATTTCCGCCCCATCGCGTCGTTCAACGTCGGCAAGCAGGGTGAGGCCGAAGAACGCGTGTACTTTGCCGCCGAGCGCGCGAAGGAACACCTCGCGGTGCCAGCGTGA
- a CDS encoding anaerobic ribonucleoside-triphosphate reductase activating protein, with protein MSDAAQLRIAGISRFSSVDWPGKLVATLFLQGCPWDCFYCHNPELISPRRAGRISWQSVHDFLETRKGLLDGVVFSGGEPTMQRALIPALQQARALGFAVGLHSGGAYPALLTDALPLIDWIGLDIKARRDDYSDTTGRTRSGDNAWRSLDTVVAASRARSGTAHPLDYEVRTTVHPGVLDAMALSSLADDVAKAGADTWMLQHYRPIGVRAARIPAATAPYDLESAAAGLGTGRFQRFGIR; from the coding sequence GTGAGTGATGCGGCCCAACTGCGCATCGCTGGCATCAGTCGGTTTTCGAGTGTCGATTGGCCGGGAAAGCTCGTCGCCACGCTGTTTTTGCAGGGCTGCCCGTGGGACTGCTTCTACTGCCACAACCCCGAGCTGATCAGCCCGCGTCGCGCAGGGCGCATCTCTTGGCAGAGCGTGCACGATTTCCTCGAAACGAGGAAAGGGTTGCTCGACGGTGTGGTCTTTTCGGGCGGCGAGCCGACGATGCAGCGCGCGCTGATCCCGGCGCTACAGCAGGCTCGCGCGCTCGGCTTCGCGGTCGGGCTCCACTCCGGCGGCGCCTACCCCGCGCTACTTACCGACGCGTTGCCACTTATCGACTGGATCGGACTCGACATCAAAGCCCGCCGTGACGACTACAGCGACACCACCGGTCGAACCCGAAGCGGCGACAATGCCTGGCGTTCGCTCGACACCGTGGTGGCGGCATCCCGCGCACGTTCGGGCACCGCGCATCCGCTCGACTACGAAGTGCGAACGACAGTGCACCCGGGCGTGCTCGATGCGATGGCCCTCAGTTCGCTCGCCGACGATGTCGCGAAGGCGGGAGCCGACACCTGGATGCTGCAGCACTACCGGCCGATCGGCGTTCGCGCCGCACGGATCCCCGCCGCCACGGCCCCCTACGATCTAGAATCCGCCGCAGCAGGCCTCGGCACGGGTCGATTCCAGAGGTTTGGTATCCGCTGA
- the der gene encoding ribosome biogenesis GTPase Der, whose protein sequence is MGTEEEYEGGEDRLVETLANLDEELVEQRATALRAGLSDYELDDDDAALLQEMGIGEDGVEYLPALPVVAIVGRPNVGKSALVNRILGRREAVVEDTPGVTRDRVMYRSEWQDRRFTLVDTGGWEPDARGIDRSVAAQAEIAIDLCDVVMFVVDATVGATSTDEHVVKLLRRSGKPVFLVANKVDDATHEPEAAALWALGLGTPYPVSAIHGRGVADLLDEIMKVLPEISAVAKQEIGGPRRVAILGRPNVGKSSLLNKAAGEERVVVNELAGTTRDPVDEIVDLGGKLWRFVDTAGIRRRVHLQQGADFYASLRTSAALEKAEVAVVVLDVSQSLSEQDVRIIDLVLESGRALVLAFNKWDLLNTPEYEDAERRRYLEREIEQDLAHVAWAPRVNISARTGRHLEKLVPALEVALASWDQRIATGKFNAFLSELVAEHPHPLRGGKQPRILFGTQASTRPPTFVLFTTGFLDPGYRRFIQRRLREVYGFEGTPIITNMRVREKRQR, encoded by the coding sequence ATGGGGACTGAAGAAGAATACGAGGGCGGCGAGGATCGACTCGTCGAAACGCTTGCGAACCTCGACGAGGAGCTTGTCGAACAGCGCGCTACTGCGCTGCGCGCCGGATTGTCGGACTACGAACTCGATGACGACGACGCAGCACTGCTGCAGGAGATGGGCATCGGCGAAGACGGTGTCGAGTACCTGCCGGCGCTGCCGGTCGTGGCAATCGTCGGCCGCCCGAACGTGGGCAAGTCAGCGCTCGTCAACCGCATCCTGGGGCGCCGCGAGGCCGTGGTCGAAGACACCCCTGGTGTCACACGTGACCGCGTGATGTATCGCTCGGAGTGGCAAGATCGTCGCTTCACGCTCGTCGACACCGGCGGATGGGAGCCCGACGCGCGCGGCATCGACCGCTCGGTTGCCGCCCAGGCTGAGATCGCCATCGACCTGTGTGACGTCGTCATGTTTGTCGTTGACGCAACGGTTGGTGCGACCTCGACCGACGAGCACGTTGTGAAGCTGCTGCGTCGCTCGGGTAAGCCTGTCTTCCTCGTGGCCAACAAGGTTGATGACGCGACCCACGAGCCCGAAGCTGCAGCGCTGTGGGCGCTCGGTCTCGGTACGCCGTACCCGGTCTCCGCCATCCATGGCCGTGGTGTTGCCGACCTCCTCGACGAGATCATGAAGGTACTGCCCGAGATCTCGGCCGTTGCCAAGCAGGAGATCGGTGGACCACGTCGCGTGGCGATTCTTGGTCGCCCGAACGTCGGCAAGTCGTCGCTGCTCAACAAGGCAGCCGGCGAAGAGCGCGTTGTCGTCAACGAACTTGCGGGCACGACACGCGACCCGGTTGATGAGATCGTCGACCTCGGCGGAAAGCTCTGGCGCTTCGTCGACACCGCGGGAATCCGTCGTCGCGTGCACCTGCAGCAGGGCGCCGACTTCTACGCATCGCTTCGTACCTCGGCAGCGCTCGAAAAGGCTGAAGTTGCCGTCGTCGTGCTCGACGTGTCGCAGTCGCTGAGTGAGCAGGACGTGCGCATCATCGACCTCGTGCTCGAATCGGGCCGCGCGCTGGTTCTCGCTTTCAACAAATGGGATCTGCTCAACACTCCCGAGTACGAAGATGCCGAGCGTCGCCGTTACCTCGAGCGTGAGATCGAGCAAGACCTCGCGCACGTCGCGTGGGCGCCTCGCGTCAACATCTCGGCCCGCACGGGTCGCCACCTCGAGAAGCTCGTGCCCGCTCTCGAAGTGGCTCTCGCCTCGTGGGATCAGCGCATCGCGACCGGAAAGTTCAATGCGTTCCTTTCCGAGCTCGTCGCCGAGCACCCGCACCCGTTGCGTGGTGGAAAGCAGCCACGCATTCTGTTCGGTACCCAGGCGTCAACGCGCCCGCCGACATTCGTGCTCTTTACGACCGGGTTCCTCGACCCGGGCTACCGTCGCTTCATTCAGCGCCGGTTGCGCGAGGTGTATGGTTTCGAGGGCACCCCGATCATCACAAACATGCGCGTGCGCGAAAAGCGCCAGCGCTAA
- the cmk gene encoding (d)CMP kinase — MTDQIVVAIDGPAGSGKSSVSKEVARKLGFGYLDTGAAYRALAWYALDENVDTADASAIADAATVFPYAISLDPDLYWVRVGETDVTSAIREPRVAAAVSAVARVPAVRDSVNAAFRRLIGEATAPGVVVEGRDITTVVAPDAPVRLLLTAAPEVRAARRSAELTSEDAASVAAALHQRDASDARVADFLTAAEGVTVVDSTDLDFAATVDAVLEIVRTQTGEHHGD, encoded by the coding sequence ATGACTGATCAGATTGTCGTCGCAATCGACGGCCCCGCCGGCAGCGGTAAGTCGAGCGTCTCGAAAGAGGTGGCTCGAAAGCTCGGCTTCGGATACCTCGACACCGGTGCTGCCTACCGCGCGCTTGCCTGGTACGCGCTGGATGAGAACGTCGATACCGCAGATGCTTCGGCGATTGCGGATGCCGCAACTGTTTTTCCCTATGCCATCTCGCTCGACCCCGACCTGTACTGGGTGCGGGTCGGCGAAACCGATGTCACGTCGGCGATTCGGGAGCCTCGGGTGGCAGCCGCAGTGAGCGCTGTCGCCCGTGTACCGGCCGTTCGTGACAGCGTGAATGCCGCCTTTCGCCGCCTGATCGGCGAAGCGACAGCCCCCGGAGTCGTCGTCGAAGGGCGTGACATCACGACGGTGGTTGCCCCCGATGCTCCGGTACGACTGCTGCTGACAGCGGCCCCCGAAGTGCGGGCCGCGCGGCGGAGCGCCGAACTTACAAGCGAAGATGCGGCATCCGTTGCTGCCGCTCTTCACCAGCGTGACGCGTCTGATGCGCGCGTTGCCGACTTTTTGACGGCCGCCGAAGGCGTGACCGTCGTTGATTCCACTGATCTCGATTTCGCTGCGACCGTGGATGCGGTGCTCGAAATCGTGCGTACCCAGACGGGAGAACACCATGGGGACTGA
- a CDS encoding prephenate dehydrogenase: protein MSEQNVPVRPRVAARTSGLVRIVGAGLLGSSIGHALRALDVEVALEDASPAQLRLAVDYGAGRRATPDDKPGLIVVAVPPDVTASVIARELQTYPDAVVTDVASIKLEPLQQLRNDGVDVTRYIGSHPLAGRERGGAIAARADIFRGRPWVVCRDEETTPADLSLVEGLALDLGALLVEMSPEEHDRSVALISHVPQVVASLLAGRFVTAPDDALSLAGQGVRDTTRIAASDPELWVQILEGNSAPVVDVLDALAADLSTLADALRAPDEPGARRAVADAIRQGNLGVERLPGKHGQNRRFETVVVMVDDTAGQLGRLFGELGELDVNVEDLRLEHSPGAQFGLAEISVEPAVVTRATEGLAARGWKIASLHD, encoded by the coding sequence GTGAGCGAGCAGAACGTACCTGTACGCCCTCGCGTTGCTGCACGCACCAGCGGTCTTGTTCGCATCGTGGGTGCTGGGCTCCTCGGATCAAGCATCGGTCACGCACTTCGCGCGCTTGACGTCGAGGTTGCTCTTGAAGACGCGTCTCCCGCGCAGCTACGCCTCGCGGTCGACTACGGCGCAGGTCGCCGGGCGACACCTGATGACAAGCCCGGCCTGATCGTGGTTGCTGTTCCGCCCGACGTGACGGCAAGCGTGATCGCGCGTGAACTTCAGACATACCCGGATGCCGTTGTGACCGACGTCGCGAGCATCAAACTCGAGCCGTTGCAGCAGCTCCGAAACGACGGTGTCGACGTGACCCGATACATCGGCTCACACCCCCTTGCAGGACGCGAACGCGGCGGAGCGATTGCCGCCCGCGCCGATATCTTCCGCGGACGGCCCTGGGTCGTTTGCCGCGATGAAGAGACGACACCCGCCGACCTTTCGCTCGTAGAAGGACTCGCGCTCGACCTCGGTGCGCTGCTCGTTGAGATGAGTCCAGAAGAGCACGACCGTTCGGTGGCGCTCATCTCCCACGTGCCCCAGGTTGTCGCCTCTCTGCTCGCTGGACGCTTTGTCACGGCTCCCGATGACGCGCTGTCGCTCGCAGGTCAGGGTGTTCGCGACACGACTCGCATTGCCGCCTCTGACCCAGAGCTCTGGGTGCAGATTCTCGAGGGAAATTCCGCGCCCGTCGTAGATGTGCTCGACGCACTCGCTGCCGACCTGTCGACGCTCGCTGACGCTCTTCGTGCGCCCGACGAGCCAGGTGCGCGACGTGCCGTCGCCGACGCCATCCGTCAAGGAAATCTGGGTGTCGAAAGGCTGCCCGGAAAGCACGGCCAGAACCGCCGGTTTGAAACCGTTGTCGTGATGGTGGATGACACCGCCGGCCAGCTCGGTCGTCTGTTCGGTGAACTTGGCGAGCTCGATGTGAACGTCGAAGATCTGCGCCTCGAACACTCGCCGGGAGCCCAGTTCGGCCTCGCTGAGATCAGCGTGGAACCGGCTGTCGTGACGCGCGCGACCGAAGGACTTGCCGCCCGCGGCTGGAAGATTGCGAGCCTCCATGACTGA
- a CDS encoding pseudouridine synthase, translating into MTDLTPERSTDGVRLQKVLSGAGVASRRVAENYIVDGRVRVNGEVVTELGRRIDPETDLVDVDGTAIQLDASKRYVVLNKPTGVVSTMKDEHSRPDLRRFTQDWEERLFNVGRLDAETSGLLLLTNDGALAHVLAHPSFGVTKVYIAKVRGKVTGQTVATLTRGIELEDGPISADRARVIDVSGSDSEDATSLVELTLHSGRNRIVRRMMAEVGHPVIDLVRRQFGPLHLGSLPVGRARELTTVEQGALLTLSRGHNTSAEEAQDQETE; encoded by the coding sequence ATGACAGACCTCACTCCCGAACGCAGCACCGACGGTGTGCGCCTACAAAAGGTGCTCTCTGGTGCGGGCGTTGCATCGCGCCGTGTCGCCGAGAACTACATCGTCGACGGTCGGGTACGAGTGAACGGCGAGGTCGTCACGGAGCTCGGCCGGCGCATCGATCCTGAGACTGATCTCGTCGATGTCGACGGCACTGCGATTCAGCTCGACGCCAGCAAGCGCTATGTCGTCTTGAACAAGCCCACTGGCGTTGTCAGCACGATGAAAGACGAACATAGTCGCCCCGATCTTCGTCGCTTCACGCAGGACTGGGAAGAGCGCCTCTTCAACGTGGGCCGATTGGATGCCGAGACCAGCGGTCTCTTACTGCTCACCAATGACGGCGCACTCGCGCACGTGCTCGCCCACCCGTCCTTCGGCGTGACCAAGGTCTACATCGCCAAGGTGCGCGGAAAAGTCACCGGCCAGACGGTTGCAACCCTCACTCGGGGGATTGAGCTGGAAGATGGCCCGATCTCCGCTGACCGTGCACGCGTCATCGACGTCTCGGGCAGCGACAGCGAAGACGCCACGAGCCTCGTGGAGCTGACCCTGCACTCGGGCCGCAATCGTATCGTTCGTCGCATGATGGCTGAGGTGGGGCATCCGGTGATTGACCTGGTGCGACGCCAGTTTGGTCCGCTGCACCTCGGGTCGTTGCCCGTAGGGCGCGCCCGCGAATTGACTACAGTTGAACAGGGCGCGCTTTTGACACTTTCTCGCGGCCACAACACGAGCGCGGAGGAAGCGCAGGACCAGGAGACCGAGTGA